In Macrobrachium nipponense isolate FS-2020 chromosome 15, ASM1510439v2, whole genome shotgun sequence, a single genomic region encodes these proteins:
- the LOC135195032 gene encoding myosin regulatory light chain 2-like has translation MPASKGSRSSSKKAKKGGGGGSNVFDMFTQKQVAEFKEGFQIMDHDRDGIIGKTDLRATFDEIGRMCAESELDEMLADAPGPINFTTLLHMFASRSSGESDDDDVVAASIRAFEKEPGKIDAEQFKSMLMAFGDKFTKEEVAAAFDIMEYDEDSGIIDSDALVGMLCASSGKEEEAAA, from the coding sequence ATGCCTGCCTCCAAGGGATCCCGTTCTTCTTCCAAGAAGGCCAAGaagggaggtggaggaggaagcaATGTCTTCGACATGTTCACCCAGAAGCAGGTGGCTGAGTTCAAGGAGGGCTTCCAGATAATGGACCACGACCGCGATGGCATCATCGGCAAGACTGACCTCCGCGCCACCTTCGACGAAATCGGCCGCATGTGCGCCGAGTCTGAGCTCGACGAGATGTTGGCTGATGCCCCCGGCCCCATCAACTTCACCACCCTCCTCCACATGTTCGCCTCCAGGTCCTCCGGCGAGTCTGATGATGACGATGTCGTCGCCGCTTCCATCCGCGCCTTCGAGAAGGAGCCCGGCAAGATCGACGCCGAGCAGTTCAAGTCCATGCTCATGGCCTTCGGTGACAAGTTCACCAAGGAGGAGGTCGCTGCCGCCTTCGACATCATGGAATACGACGAGGACTCCGGCATCATCGACTCCGACGCCCTCGTCGGCATGCTGTGCGCCAGCtccggcaaggaggaggaggccgCCGCCTAA